From Malaciobacter mytili LMG 24559:
TTTAGTTAGTTTTAAAAGTTCATTTTCATATTTTGAAGTATTGATATTTAATTGTTTACCCAATGAGATAATTTTTTTTAGATGACTAATCTCTAAAGCAGTATCATTTTTTAATACTGCCCTTAGATAACTCATTCTAAGAGAGTTATATTCTTCTTGTAAGTTTTTATTTGAAGCATTTAAAAAGCTTATACAAAGTAATAAAACTAAGAATATATTTTTTAAAATAACTATTCTCCCTTAGTAAGTTTTTCTATTAACTCATGTACAGAAATGATTTTATCAATTTTATAACCATTTGATCCTGTAAAAAACAGTCCTGTGTCAATATCTCCTTGATATGCTGCACCTAATCTATCTGCAATACAATATCCTACAATTTTAGCTTCTGTTCCTCTATTACAAGGAGCAACGCAATTTGAAATACAAGTAACTTTTGGTGCAGTTTTATCTTCTATTGAAGTTTGAAGTTTTGTCATAACTGCTCGTGCAGGAAGACCAACTGGTGATTTCATAAGTTTTATATCTTCTTCTTTAGCTTCAAGTAAAACTTTTTTCATGTTCATATCAGCATCACATTCAAAAGTTCCAATAAATCTTGTAGCCATTTGAACTCCAGCACATCCCATTGCTAAAAATTTATCAATATCATTTTTATCCCAAATTCCTCCAGCAGCAATAATAGGAATATCTTCTCCCCATTTTTTTGCTTCTTCAATTACAGGAGCAATAATATTTTCTAATTGATACTCTTCTTGGAAACATTGTTCATAAGTAAAGCCTTGATGACCTCCTGATTTAGGACCTTCTACAATAATAGCATCAGGTAACTTATTATATCTTTGCCATTTTTTACAAATTAGTTTTAAAGCTCTTGCACTAGAAACAATTGGTACAAGTGCAACATCAGGAAAATCTTTTGTAAATTCAGGCATATTTGTAGGAAGTCCAGCCCCAGTAATAATTATATTAATTCCTGCTTCACAGGCATCTTTTACAATTCTTCCATAATCATTGCAAGCATATAAAATATTACAAGCTAGTGGGGCATCTCCACAAATTTTTCTTGCATTATTAATAATAGCAGTTAATGCTTCTTTTGAGTAAAAATTCATTACATCAACAGGTTTATCTTTTTTAGTTCTAATATTAAAATCTTCACTTTTATAATAACCTGTTCCAACTCCTGAAATAACTCCTAAGGCTCCCTCTTTACTAACACTTCCAGCTAGTTTATCCCAACTTATTCCAACACCCATTCCTCCTTGGATTATTGGATGCTTTATTTCATATTTTCCTATTCTCAATACTAGCCCTTTATTTTATTATTATTCTTGCAAAATTCTTTTTACCTTTTTGTAAAATAAATTCTCCAGATTTTAAATTAAGTTTATCATCAGTTACTTTTTCTTGATTGATTTTAACTGCACCAGCAACTATATCTCTTCTTGCTTGTGAAGTAGAAGCAACTAGTTTTGCATCAACCAAAGCTTGACATAGCCAAATTCCATTTTCCATTTCAAATTCAGGCATCTCTGATGGTATATCTTTTTTAGCAAAAACTTTTTCAAACTCTTCTTTTGCTTTTATTCCCATTCCAAGACCATGGTATCTATCAACTATTTCCATAGCTAATTCTTCTTTTACCTTTTTAGGATGTAAAGTACCATTTTCAACACCAGTTTTTAACTCTTGAATTTCTTGTAGTGATTTTGAAGATAATAATTCATAATATCTCCACATTAATTCATCAGAAATTGAAAGTGTTTTACCAAACATATCATTTGGTTCATCTGTTACACCAATATAGTTTCCTAATGATTTAGACATTTTTTGTACACCATCTAAACCTTCTAATAAAGGCATCATTAATACTGCTTGTTGTTTTTTACAATTATAAGCTTTTTGTAATGTTCTTCCCATTAATAGGTTGAATTTTTGATCAGTTCCACCCATTTCTATATCAGTATTCATAGCTACTGAATCATACCCTTGAAGTAATGGATAGATAAATTCACTTACTGCTATTGGAGTATTTGAAGCATATCTTTTTGAAAAATCATCTCTTTCAAGCATTCTTGCAACAGTTAAGTTTGATGCAAGAGCAATAAGCCCCCCAGTTCCAAGTTGGCTTAACCATTGGCTATTAAACATTACTTTTGTTTTTTCTGGGTCTAAGATTTTAAATACTTGTTCTTTATATGTTTCTGCATTTTTTAAAACTTGTTCACTACTTAAAACTTTTCTTGTTTCACTTTTCCCTGTAGGATCACCTATTGTTGCTGTAAAATCTCCAATTAAAAACTGTACAATAGCACCATATTTTTGAAAAGTTGCCATTTTCTGAATAAGTACAGTATGTCCTAAATGCAAATCAGGTGCTGTTGGGTCAAACCCAGCTTTAACATAGAAGTTTTCACCTTTTTCAAAGAAATTTTTAATAAGTTTTTCAATTGCTTCTATATCAATAATTTCAGCGCATCCTCTTTGTATTTCAGCCAATGCGTTTTTAATTTTTTCTTCCATAATTCCTCTTTACTTCTTATTTAGTGTATGCATCTTTTTTTGAAAAAAACTCAATTACTTTTGCTTGTTTTTCTATAATTTTTCTTACTTCTTCCACATTTGAGATATTTATTTCAAATTCAATATCACAATATTGCCTATAAGAGTGTTTTTCTCTTCCATAATCAACACTTAAAATATAACCTTCATATTTAGACATATATATTAAAAGTCTTGCTAATTCTCCTCTTGTGTTTGGTAAAGATACTACCATTTTATATGGATATAGGGTATCTTTTGTCCATTTAGTAAAGAGCATACTTTGTTTTGATTTAATTTTTTTATATGCTTTATCACACATTTTATGGTGAATTATAGCTTTATT
This genomic window contains:
- a CDS encoding nitronate monooxygenase — its product is MRIGKYEIKHPIIQGGMGVGISWDKLAGSVSKEGALGVISGVGTGYYKSEDFNIRTKKDKPVDVMNFYSKEALTAIINNARKICGDAPLACNILYACNDYGRIVKDACEAGINIIITGAGLPTNMPEFTKDFPDVALVPIVSSARALKLICKKWQRYNKLPDAIIVEGPKSGGHQGFTYEQCFQEEYQLENIIAPVIEEAKKWGEDIPIIAAGGIWDKNDIDKFLAMGCAGVQMATRFIGTFECDADMNMKKVLLEAKEEDIKLMKSPVGLPARAVMTKLQTSIEDKTAPKVTCISNCVAPCNRGTEAKIVGYCIADRLGAAYQGDIDTGLFFTGSNGYKIDKIISVHELIEKLTKGE
- the tyrS gene encoding tyrosine--tRNA ligase, with product MEEKIKNALAEIQRGCAEIIDIEAIEKLIKNFFEKGENFYVKAGFDPTAPDLHLGHTVLIQKMATFQKYGAIVQFLIGDFTATIGDPTGKSETRKVLSSEQVLKNAETYKEQVFKILDPEKTKVMFNSQWLSQLGTGGLIALASNLTVARMLERDDFSKRYASNTPIAVSEFIYPLLQGYDSVAMNTDIEMGGTDQKFNLLMGRTLQKAYNCKKQQAVLMMPLLEGLDGVQKMSKSLGNYIGVTDEPNDMFGKTLSISDELMWRYYELLSSKSLQEIQELKTGVENGTLHPKKVKEELAMEIVDRYHGLGMGIKAKEEFEKVFAKKDIPSEMPEFEMENGIWLCQALVDAKLVASTSQARRDIVAGAVKINQEKVTDDKLNLKSGEFILQKGKKNFARIIIK